The Pantoea trifolii nucleotide sequence CCAAACTGGCGCAGCGGGCCGGCTATGACGGCGTGGAGATTATGGGTTCGGAAGGTTATCTGATTAACCAGTTTTTGGTGGCACATACCAATCAGCGTGAGGATGACTGGGGCGGCGATGTGGCGCGACGTCAGCGCTTTGCGTTAGCTGTGACGCAAGCGGTGCGCGATGCTGTCGGCAGCGACTTCATCATCATCTTCCGCCTGTCGATGCTTGATTTGGTCAATAACGGCAGTTCGCTCGAGGAAACGCTGTCGCTGGCGCAAGCGCTGGAGCAGAACGGCGTTACGCTGTTTAATAGCGGTATTGGCTGGCATGAAGCGCGCATTCCTACCATCGCCACTTGCGTGCCGCGCGCCGGTTTTGCCTGGGTCACCCAGCATCTGCGCGAGCGCGTGTCGGTGCCGGTCATTGCCACTAACCGCATCAACCATCCCGATGTGGCTGAACAACTTCTGCGTGAAGGCATCGCCGATATGGTTTCGATGGCTCGCCCTTTCCTCGCCGATGCGGCTTTCGTTCGTAAAGCAGAAACCGGCCAGCCTGATGCCATCAATACCTGCATTGCCTGTAATCAGGCCTGCCTCGATCAAATCTTTGTCGGCAAAGTCACCTCTTGCCTGGTGAATCCACGCGCCTGCCATGAAACGCTGATGCCGGTGATCGCCACCGAACAGCCAAAGCAGTTAGCGGTGGTGGGCGCGGGACCTGCCGGCATGGCATTCGCGCTGCAGGCGGCCGAGCGCGGCCATCAGGTCACGCTGTACGAAGCCGACACACAAATTGGCGGGCAGTTTAATATCGCCCGACAGATTCCCGGCAAGGCCGAATTCAGCGAAACGCTGCGCTATTTCCGTCATCAGCTTGCTGCTGCGGGCGTGACGATTAAAACAGAACATCGCGTCACCACAGACGAACTGGAAACCGCTGACGAAGTGGTTATCGCCACCGGTATCTTGCCGCGCCAGCTGACGATTCCTGGCATCGATCATCCCAGCGTGCTGAGCTACCTCGATGTGATACGCGATAAAAAACCGGTGGGAAAACGCGTGGCGATTATCGGCGCGGGCGGCATTGGTTTTGATACCGCCGAGTTTCTGCTGCATCAAGCCAGCCATGACGATTTCTACCAAAGCTGGGGCATCGATCGCAGCCTGCAGGCGCGCGGCGGTTTGATTGCCCCACAGCCACAGCCCGCCGATCGGCAAATCTGGCTGCTGCAACGCAAATCCGGCAAGCCAGGCGCAGGCTTAGCGAAAACCACTGGCTGGATCCACCGTGCCAGCTTGCAGGCGCACGGCGTGCAGATGTGGGGCGACGTCGAGTATTTGCAAATTGATGATGCCGGATTACATCTGCGTCATCAGGGCGAAGCGATAACGCTGGCGGTGGATAACGTTGTGATTTGTGCCGGGCAGGAACCGCTGCGCCTGCTGGCGGACCAGCTCAGTGCGCGAGGTAAATCCGTACGTGTGATTGGTGGTGCAGATGTGGCGCAGGAGCTGGATGCTCGCCGCGCCATTGCTCAGGCGACTGAACTAGCGCTAAGTATCTAATTAACGCAGTTTGACCGAACGCAGCACCACGAACTTGGCGTTGGACGCCACCAGTTCGCAGTTGCCAAACAGCTTTTTCATTTTGACGTGATAGCCGAGATGGCGGTTGCCGACGATGCGCAACTCGCCGCCATACTGCAGGCAGCGTTTGGCATCACGCAGCATTTGCCACGCCAGATGATCGGTCACCGCGTGCTGCTGATGGAACGGTGGATTGCACAGCACCGCGTGCAGGCGATCGGACGGGAAGCCACTCAGCACGTTGTTAACGCGGAACTGACAGCGCTCCATATCCTGGGGACGGTTCACTTCCACGTTCAGTTTGCTTGATGCCACCGCCATGTAGGATTCGTCATAAAACAGCACGTCCGCGTTCGGGTTCTGCTCCAGCGCCAGCAAACCAATCACGCCATTACCGCAACCCAGATCGAGAATCTCACCTTCAATGTCAAAAGGCAGATGCTGCATAAAGAAGCGTGCGCCCACATCCAGCGACGCGCGGGAGAACACGTTGGCATGGTTGTGGATTTGGTATTCAGAATCATCCAGCGGCCAAACGGTGGTTGCTGGCTGATCCGCTAATTGAGGCGCGGTATAGCGGCTATAAATCAGACGCGCTTTTTTCCACGCCAGCGAGGTTTTGCTCTCGCCCAAAATGCGCTCGAACAGCTGCAACGTAGAGTTGTGAATATCTTTGGCTTTCGCCGCCGCCAGAATCAGCGTGTCTGGCGTGATCACTTCGCGCAATGCACGCAGTTGATGCTCCAGCAGCGCCAGCGCTTTGGGAATTTTGATCATCACCACCGCCGGCGCGGCGGGCAGTGGCGCCAGGCTATCGATAAAGTGCACCTGATCTTCATCCATCTCATTGAGACGCAGGTTCTGTTTTGCCGCCTGTTCGCTCAGCAGCGAATCGCTGACGTGCCACACAGGACGTGCGCCCAGCCCGCAGGTCAGCGCACCAAAACTGTCGTTGAACACCAATACCGGTCCCTCAGGCAGCGCTTGCTGCAGCAGGTATTCATCGGCGGAATCCCACGCCTGTAGCGGGCTTTCCTCACGCATTGGCGGGAAGCGGTGCAGCGTCAGCGTGCGATTGGTCAGTTCAAGTTGGCTCATGGAATCTCCGGCGTGGTACACTTTGCGCGATTTTCGCCCTAAAAAGGGGGCGCAGTATACTGTCTTTCGCCGGGAATCCCAATGTCATTAATCTATCTGCAGGGTTACCCTGAAAACATCCTCGAGCAGGTTCAGACGCTGATCGAACATGAGCGTTTAGGTTCATTTCTCCAGCAACGCTATCCCGATACGCACAATATCGTCAGCGACCGCGCGCTCTATGATTACACCCAGGCGCTGAAAAACCGCTACATGCGCAGCGCGCCGCCGGTGAGCAAAGTGATTTGGGACAATAAGATCAAAGTAATGAAGCACGCGTTGGGGTTGCACACGGCGATTTCGCGCGTGCAAGGCGGCAATCTCAAAGCCAAAGCGGAGATTCGCATCTCCACTTTCTTCCGTCTCGCACCGGAAGCGTTTTTGCGCATGATCGTGGTGCACGAACTGGCGCACCTTAAAGAGAAAGAGCACGACAAAGCGTTTTATCAACTCTGCTGCCACATGGAACCGGATTATCATCAGCTCGAGTTTGACGCCCGCTTGTGGATGACCGACCAGGCGATGCGCGGCAACGCGGCTTAAAGAAACTCCTGCGCCTTTTGAATTAAACTGGTTTTGGTCAGTGCGCCCATAAAACGGCGCTCCTGCGGGTTATTCAGCACCGGCAGGCGCTCAAGCGTGACGCGGGCAAAGGCTTCCCAGCCTTCGCGCATGCTTTGATTCTGATAAATGCAGGGAAAGTTATTGTCCATCACGCTACTAACGGGCGAATGCAGCGTGATCTCCTGCGACAATACCTTGCGTGAGATATCGTGAATCGACACCACACCGAGAAATTGCCCTTCGCTATTAATCACATACACATAACGTTCACGCTTGAGTGAGCTCACCGCCAGCGCCTGCCCTACCGACTCTTCCGGCTGAAGCGCGGCGCCGGGAATGATCAGCTGGTCGACGCGCATGTTATCGAAATCATACTTGGCTTCGGAACGACTGAAATGGCTGCTCACCACCGGATAAGTACTGGACGATTGCAGGCGATAGACCACCATCGAGGCCAGCACCGACGCGATCATGATCGGGAACAGCAGGCTGCTATTCAGCGTCATCTCTAACACCATCAGCATCGCCATTAACGGCGCCTGACTGACCGCCGCCAGCACCGCCGCCATGCCGATCGCCGCATACAGCAAGGTATTGCCAACCGGTAAATGCAGCAGCACGCCCATCTGCGCCAGCGCCACGCCAAGCAGTGCGCCGATCAATAATGAAGGGGTAAACAGCCCACCCACCGCGTTGGAGCCCACCGACAGCGTGGTCGCCAGCGTTTTTAACACCAGCAATCCCAGCAAACCCATCAGCAGATATTGGCCATCAATGATTTTGACGATCACTTCATAACCGTTACCGAGAATATCGGTGGAGATCAGCGCCAGAAAGCCCACTGCTAATCCCCCCGCGCCCAGCCGCAGCGGCAGCGAACGCACCCGGCCAAACAGCGCCTTGCTGCGCGCAATCAGTTTGATCAGCAGCCAACCGGCGATACCGGCGACAAAACCAATCAGCAACGTCATCAGCAAGCTGCTGATATCCATCTGGAACAGCGCTTCGGATAACGGATAAAGCGCGCTGCGAAAACCCAGCGACCACATGGTCATTACCGCCACCGCCGACGAAACAATCAGCGGAATCAAGCGTTGCAGCGCCGAGATGCCAAATGCGATTTCCGCCACAAATATCGCTGACGCCAGCGGAGCGTGATACACCGACGACAGCCCGGCGGCAGCGGCCATCGCCACGATATCGCTGTTGCGCAGATTGAGCGATTTGGGCAGCCAGCGCCCGATTAAACTGCCGCTCAGCGCCGATAGCTGCACCATCGGCCCCTCTTTACCAATCGACGCGCCGCTGCCGATACTGGCAATCGATGACAGCGCACGGAACAGCGAGGTTTTGGTCGGCACCGCATCAAGGCGCGCGTTGATAACTTCCAGATAATCGGTCTGTACCGTTTCCTGTTTCTCAATCGCCACCGCATAGCGCAGGAAAAAACCGGCGATAACGCCACCCGCGCCCACCAGCAGCGGCCAGAAGATCCACGGCCAGACATGCATCGCCACGGTGATTTCGTTATCGCTGTTGAACAGCAGGCGGTTAATGACATCGATCACGCCGCGAAAAGCCAGCGTCACCAGCGAGGCCACGCATCCAACGGGGATGGCGATCAGTAATGTGGTCCAGTTCAGAGCATGTTTACTTCCACTCACCCGCGCGTCCCCGCTAAGTCGGTTAAAAAGTTGTGCGGCATCATCATATTGGAATGCGGATCTCAGGATCAAATTTCGCCTGCCTGGCGCTCAGATGAACATGTTACTCTGCCGTTTTACTTTAGCAGGAGAGCAGCACGTGATTCGTTTCGCCATCGTGGGAACCAACTGGATTACCCGCCAGTTTATCGACGCCGCGCATGAAACCGGCAAGATGAAGCTGAGCGGCGTCTATTCGCGTAATCAGCAGCAGGCCGACGCTTTTGTGGTGGATTATCCCTGCAAGCTGACCTTCACCTCACTGGATGAACTTGCCGCCAGCAGTGAGATTGATGCGGTGTATATCGCCAGTCCGAATGCGCTGCACAGTGAGCAGGCGATACTGTTTATGTCGCACGGCAAGCATGTGATTTGCGAGAAGCCGATGGCGTCTAACCTGCGTGAAGCCGAGGCGATGATTGCCTGCGCACGCCAGCATCAGGTGGTGCTGTTCGAAGCCTTTAAAACCGCCAGCCTGCCGACGTTCCTGCAACTGCAAAAAACGCTGCCACAATTGGGCAAACTGCGTAAAGCCCTGATCAACTATTGCCAGTACTCCTCGCGTTATCAACGCTATCTGGATGGCGAGAACCCGAATACCTTTAATCCTCGCTGGTCGAACGGCTCCATCATGGATATCGGCTTTTACTGCCTCGCCGCCGCTGTCAACTTGTGGGGCGCGCCGCAGCAGGTCAAAGCGCAAGCTTCGCTACTGGAAAGTGGCGTTGATGCGCATGGCGTGGTGGTGCTGGACTACGGCGATTTTGATGTCACGCTGTTGCACTCAAAAGTCAGCGATTCACTGATCCCGAGTGAGATTCAGGGCGAAGCGGGATCGCTGATAATTGAAAAGATCTCCGAATGCCAGCAACTGCGCTTTATCCCGCGCGGCGGCGAGAGCCAAAACCTGACGCAGCCGCAGCACATCAACACCATGCTGTATGAAGCCGAAACCTTCGCCAAATTGGTGGAAGCCGGTGAAGTTGAGCATGCGGGCTTAGAAACCTCGCGCATTACGGCGCAACTGCTCACGGAAATTCGCCGCCAGACCGGCGTGGTATTCCCGGCAGATCAGGCTGAAGTGTAAATATTGCAAAACATTTCTGGCGCCCTCTTGAAAGCGATTATCGAACTCCGTATGTTTAGCGCTGCAAAGGGGAGTAACTTGTAAGCTGATTGATCGTCATTACGATGCGCAACGCAATATGCG carries:
- a CDS encoding NADPH-dependent 2,4-dienoyl-CoA reductase, whose protein sequence is MSEHYAHLFAPLDLGFTHLKNRFLMGSMHTGLEEHTEGAERLAAFYAERAREGVALIVTGGIAPNPQGVVAHGGAILNQDSQCNWHRIITDAVHAEGGKIALQILHAGRYSYQRDLVAPSALQAPINPFTPQALSDADIHQTIQDFAHCAKLAQRAGYDGVEIMGSEGYLINQFLVAHTNQREDDWGGDVARRQRFALAVTQAVRDAVGSDFIIIFRLSMLDLVNNGSSLEETLSLAQALEQNGVTLFNSGIGWHEARIPTIATCVPRAGFAWVTQHLRERVSVPVIATNRINHPDVAEQLLREGIADMVSMARPFLADAAFVRKAETGQPDAINTCIACNQACLDQIFVGKVTSCLVNPRACHETLMPVIATEQPKQLAVVGAGPAGMAFALQAAERGHQVTLYEADTQIGGQFNIARQIPGKAEFSETLRYFRHQLAAAGVTIKTEHRVTTDELETADEVVIATGILPRQLTIPGIDHPSVLSYLDVIRDKKPVGKRVAIIGAGGIGFDTAEFLLHQASHDDFYQSWGIDRSLQARGGLIAPQPQPADRQIWLLQRKSGKPGAGLAKTTGWIHRASLQAHGVQMWGDVEYLQIDDAGLHLRHQGEAITLAVDNVVICAGQEPLRLLADQLSARGKSVRVIGGADVAQELDARRAIAQATELALSI
- the rlmG gene encoding 23S rRNA (guanine(1835)-N(2))-methyltransferase RlmG, which gives rise to MSQLELTNRTLTLHRFPPMREESPLQAWDSADEYLLQQALPEGPVLVFNDSFGALTCGLGARPVWHVSDSLLSEQAAKQNLRLNEMDEDQVHFIDSLAPLPAAPAVVMIKIPKALALLEHQLRALREVITPDTLILAAAKAKDIHNSTLQLFERILGESKTSLAWKKARLIYSRYTAPQLADQPATTVWPLDDSEYQIHNHANVFSRASLDVGARFFMQHLPFDIEGEILDLGCGNGVIGLLALEQNPNADVLFYDESYMAVASSKLNVEVNRPQDMERCQFRVNNVLSGFPSDRLHAVLCNPPFHQQHAVTDHLAWQMLRDAKRCLQYGGELRIVGNRHLGYHVKMKKLFGNCELVASNAKFVVLRSVKLR
- a CDS encoding M48 metallopeptidase family protein, whose protein sequence is MSLIYLQGYPENILEQVQTLIEHERLGSFLQQRYPDTHNIVSDRALYDYTQALKNRYMRSAPPVSKVIWDNKIKVMKHALGLHTAISRVQGGNLKAKAEIRISTFFRLAPEAFLRMIVVHELAHLKEKEHDKAFYQLCCHMEPDYHQLEFDARLWMTDQAMRGNAA
- a CDS encoding chloride channel protein, whose amino-acid sequence is MSGSKHALNWTTLLIAIPVGCVASLVTLAFRGVIDVINRLLFNSDNEITVAMHVWPWIFWPLLVGAGGVIAGFFLRYAVAIEKQETVQTDYLEVINARLDAVPTKTSLFRALSSIASIGSGASIGKEGPMVQLSALSGSLIGRWLPKSLNLRNSDIVAMAAAAGLSSVYHAPLASAIFVAEIAFGISALQRLIPLIVSSAVAVMTMWSLGFRSALYPLSEALFQMDISSLLMTLLIGFVAGIAGWLLIKLIARSKALFGRVRSLPLRLGAGGLAVGFLALISTDILGNGYEVIVKIIDGQYLLMGLLGLLVLKTLATTLSVGSNAVGGLFTPSLLIGALLGVALAQMGVLLHLPVGNTLLYAAIGMAAVLAAVSQAPLMAMLMVLEMTLNSSLLFPIMIASVLASMVVYRLQSSSTYPVVSSHFSRSEAKYDFDNMRVDQLIIPGAALQPEESVGQALAVSSLKRERYVYVINSEGQFLGVVSIHDISRKVLSQEITLHSPVSSVMDNNFPCIYQNQSMREGWEAFARVTLERLPVLNNPQERRFMGALTKTSLIQKAQEFL
- a CDS encoding Gfo/Idh/MocA family protein, translated to MIRFAIVGTNWITRQFIDAAHETGKMKLSGVYSRNQQQADAFVVDYPCKLTFTSLDELAASSEIDAVYIASPNALHSEQAILFMSHGKHVICEKPMASNLREAEAMIACARQHQVVLFEAFKTASLPTFLQLQKTLPQLGKLRKALINYCQYSSRYQRYLDGENPNTFNPRWSNGSIMDIGFYCLAAAVNLWGAPQQVKAQASLLESGVDAHGVVVLDYGDFDVTLLHSKVSDSLIPSEIQGEAGSLIIEKISECQQLRFIPRGGESQNLTQPQHINTMLYEAETFAKLVEAGEVEHAGLETSRITAQLLTEIRRQTGVVFPADQAEV